Proteins encoded together in one Microbacterium oxydans window:
- a CDS encoding TraR/DksA family transcriptional regulator, with translation MTADARERLLALRVQAEERVRATAATLDELTHDREGSNDDDEHDPEGVTLSSEWSRLTGLAEAAASELRQVDEALARVEAGTYGICAHCGRPIPAGRLEARPFAEYCVACAEKLGH, from the coding sequence ATGACCGCCGACGCCCGGGAACGCCTGCTCGCGCTGCGCGTGCAGGCCGAGGAGCGGGTGCGGGCGACGGCCGCGACGCTCGACGAGCTCACCCATGACCGCGAGGGCTCGAACGATGACGACGAGCACGATCCGGAGGGCGTCACCCTGTCATCCGAGTGGTCGCGGCTGACCGGGCTCGCCGAGGCGGCGGCCTCCGAGCTGCGGCAGGTCGACGAGGCGCTCGCCCGGGTGGAAGCCGGCACGTACGGCATCTGCGCCCACTGCGGCAGACCCATCCCCGCCGGCCGCCTGGAGGCTCGCCCGTTCGCCGAGTACTGCGTCGCCTGTGCCGAGAAGCTCGGGCACTGA
- a CDS encoding MMPL family transporter — MASLLYRLGSFAARKAWTVIVSWVLILGIGVGAFLTLGGTLSNSFDIPGTASGAVIDELADKLPDTAGGTGTVVYRTDDGSAFTDEQKKEISALAASAEDLDGVARVIDPFDAQKQQEEQAQKLADGEKKITDGRAQLDAAQKQIDDGKAQLDAGVTQLTAARAQAEQSGAGPEQLAALDAQLAALNAQSADLSAQEAKIEASRTELDENADQVKLGSTLLGLADGIGVVSDDDSTAIVNISFVDPRLELSEEVKQGAIDHFESAPIDGVEVDFGTDIAQGVPEIFGVGEAVGLAFAAIVLIVMLGSLIAAALPIVTAIVGVGVGVTASLAFSGVVNMASVTPVLGVMLGLAVGIDYSLFIVNRHRKQLLAGVPVRESIGLATGTSGTAVVFAGTTVIVALLALNVTGVPFLGLMGTVGAVCVAVAVLVAITLAPAILGLVGPRLLSRRARATIGQEHAAGKPVKRMSTLRAVVTALVSVVALLIIAIPAMSMRLGLPDGSSEPSDSTSYRAFQTVDDQFGEGANGPLLVTATLDDAVSDDDLLSTQVTIAQAIADQDDVAAVAPIATSDDNTLLAFQVVPKEGPNSESTEKLVQDLRSMPAIDDGITLGVAGQAAINIDISEALAGVLPLYLVVVVGLSLLIMIVVFRSLLVPIIATGGFVLSLFATYGLIVAVFQFGWGAEIIGLHSTGPILSFLPVILVGILFGLAMDYQLFLASGMREAYVHGASARDAVAQGFRAGRSVVIAAALIMVSVFGGFIFSESTIIRSIGFGLAFGVLLDAFVVRMLLMPALMHLLGRSAWWLPRWLDRILPNVDMEGAALEREHPGMKAVAVPTTTDSVPTSGHSA, encoded by the coding sequence GTGGCTTCACTGCTTTACCGTCTGGGTTCGTTCGCTGCACGCAAGGCGTGGACGGTGATCGTCTCGTGGGTGCTGATCCTCGGTATCGGCGTCGGCGCCTTCCTCACCCTCGGCGGCACGCTGAGCAACAGCTTCGACATCCCGGGCACCGCCTCGGGCGCGGTGATCGACGAGCTCGCCGACAAGCTGCCGGACACCGCCGGCGGCACGGGCACCGTGGTCTATCGCACCGACGACGGCTCGGCCTTCACCGACGAGCAGAAGAAGGAGATCTCCGCCCTCGCCGCGAGCGCCGAGGATCTCGACGGCGTCGCCCGCGTGATCGATCCGTTCGATGCGCAGAAGCAGCAGGAAGAACAGGCGCAGAAGCTCGCCGACGGCGAGAAGAAGATCACCGACGGCCGCGCGCAGCTGGACGCCGCCCAGAAGCAGATCGACGACGGCAAGGCCCAGCTCGACGCGGGAGTCACGCAGCTCACGGCGGCCCGCGCTCAGGCGGAGCAGTCCGGCGCCGGGCCCGAACAGCTCGCCGCCCTGGATGCGCAGCTGGCGGCGCTGAACGCGCAGTCGGCCGACCTCTCCGCGCAGGAGGCCAAGATCGAGGCGTCGCGCACCGAACTCGACGAGAACGCCGACCAGGTGAAGCTGGGCTCGACCCTCCTCGGCCTCGCGGACGGGATCGGCGTGGTCTCCGACGACGACTCGACCGCCATCGTCAACATCTCCTTCGTCGACCCGCGCCTCGAGCTCTCGGAAGAGGTCAAGCAGGGCGCGATCGATCACTTCGAGTCCGCCCCGATCGACGGCGTCGAGGTCGACTTCGGCACTGACATCGCCCAGGGTGTCCCGGAGATCTTCGGCGTCGGCGAAGCGGTCGGCCTCGCGTTCGCCGCCATCGTCCTCATCGTGATGCTCGGCTCCCTCATCGCCGCCGCCCTTCCGATCGTCACCGCCATCGTCGGCGTCGGCGTGGGCGTGACGGCATCCCTCGCCTTCTCCGGCGTCGTGAACATGGCCTCGGTCACCCCGGTGCTGGGCGTCATGCTCGGGCTCGCGGTCGGCATCGACTACTCGCTCTTCATCGTCAACCGGCACCGGAAGCAGCTGCTGGCCGGGGTTCCGGTGCGCGAGTCGATCGGCCTCGCCACGGGCACCTCCGGCACGGCCGTCGTGTTCGCCGGGACGACCGTGATCGTCGCACTGCTCGCCCTCAACGTGACCGGCGTGCCGTTCCTCGGACTCATGGGCACGGTCGGTGCCGTCTGCGTCGCCGTCGCGGTGCTCGTCGCGATCACCCTCGCGCCCGCCATCCTCGGCCTCGTCGGCCCGCGACTCCTGAGCCGTCGCGCGCGCGCCACGATCGGCCAGGAGCACGCCGCGGGCAAGCCCGTGAAGCGGATGTCGACCCTCCGCGCCGTCGTCACCGCCCTCGTGAGCGTCGTCGCCCTGCTGATCATCGCGATCCCCGCGATGTCGATGCGCCTCGGGCTGCCGGACGGATCGAGCGAGCCCAGCGACTCGACCAGCTACCGCGCGTTCCAGACCGTCGACGACCAGTTCGGCGAGGGCGCGAACGGACCCCTGCTCGTCACCGCCACCCTCGACGACGCCGTCAGCGACGACGACCTGCTCTCCACGCAGGTCACGATCGCCCAGGCCATCGCCGACCAGGACGACGTCGCGGCGGTCGCACCGATCGCGACGTCGGACGACAACACGCTGCTCGCGTTCCAGGTGGTCCCGAAGGAGGGCCCGAACAGCGAGTCCACCGAGAAGCTGGTGCAGGATCTGCGTTCGATGCCGGCGATCGACGACGGCATCACCCTCGGCGTCGCGGGTCAGGCCGCGATCAACATCGACATCTCCGAGGCCCTCGCGGGAGTCCTGCCGCTCTACCTCGTGGTGGTGGTCGGGCTCTCCCTGCTCATCATGATCGTGGTGTTCCGCTCGCTGCTCGTGCCGATCATCGCGACCGGAGGCTTCGTGCTCTCGCTGTTCGCGACGTACGGCCTGATCGTCGCGGTGTTCCAGTTCGGCTGGGGCGCCGAGATCATCGGGCTGCACAGCACGGGACCGATCCTGAGCTTCCTGCCGGTGATCCTCGTCGGCATCCTGTTCGGGCTCGCGATGGACTACCAGCTGTTCCTCGCCTCCGGCATGCGCGAAGCGTATGTGCACGGAGCCTCGGCGCGGGATGCCGTGGCCCAGGGCTTCCGGGCCGGTCGCTCGGTCGTGATCGCCGCGGCGCTCATCATGGTGTCGGTGTTCGGCGGGTTCATCTTCTCGGAGTCGACGATCATCCGGTCGATCGGATTCGGTCTCGCGTTCGGTGTGCTGCTCGACGCCTTCGTGGTGCGGATGCTGCTGATGCCCGCGCTCATGCACCTGCTCGGACGCTCGGCCTGGTGGCTGCCGCGCTGGCTCGACCGCATCCTGCCGAACGTCGACATGGAGGGCGCGGCGCTCGAGCGCGAGCACCCCGGGATGAAGGCCGTGGCCGTTCCGACGACGACCGATTCGGTGCCGACGAGCGGACACTCCGCCTGA
- a CDS encoding TetR/AcrR family transcriptional regulator, with amino-acid sequence MVNEHRSGPVRSTAAREAILDATSRLFHAQGYDRLTIEGIAKEAGVGKQTIYRWWPSRGALIADCLVDGRLIPVDFVVPDTGDLQADVETWLGSVFGILATTQGQALLQSLVAAAAEDAAVGAHLGGSLGVEQHLSERLRGGIRDGQLPEDAPIAQIGRAILGAIIVESLGRESHGPQGIIDLIRYLFTR; translated from the coding sequence ATGGTCAACGAGCATCGGAGCGGACCCGTGCGCAGCACGGCGGCGCGCGAAGCGATCCTCGATGCGACCTCCCGACTGTTCCACGCACAGGGCTACGACCGGCTCACGATCGAGGGGATCGCCAAGGAGGCCGGGGTCGGCAAGCAGACCATCTACCGGTGGTGGCCGTCGCGCGGGGCGCTGATCGCCGACTGCCTGGTGGACGGCCGACTCATCCCCGTGGACTTCGTCGTGCCCGACACGGGTGACCTGCAGGCCGACGTCGAGACCTGGCTGGGTTCGGTGTTCGGGATCCTCGCGACGACGCAGGGGCAGGCGCTGCTCCAGTCGCTCGTCGCGGCCGCGGCCGAGGATGCGGCCGTCGGTGCGCACCTGGGCGGGAGCCTCGGGGTGGAGCAGCATCTGTCCGAGCGGCTGCGGGGCGGGATCCGCGACGGTCAGCTGCCGGAGGATGCGCCGATCGCGCAGATCGGGCGGGCGATCCTGGGCGCGATCATCGTCGAGTCGCTCGGACGTGAATCGCACGGCCCCCAGGGGATCATCGACCTGATCCGGTACCTCTTCACGCGCTGA
- the purL gene encoding phosphoribosylformylglycinamidine synthase subunit PurL, with amino-acid sequence MTTAPAPSPQHVPDSVENAIATPEKEQPYGALGLKDDEYARIKEILGRRPTSGELAMYSVMWSEHCSYKSSKNYLRRFGQKVSDEMKERLMVGMGQNAGVVDVGEGWAVTFKAESHNHPSFIEPFQGAATGVGGIVRDIISMGARPVAVMDALRFGAVDHPDTARVVHGVTSGISFYGNCLGLPNIGGETVFDSVYQANPLVNALAVGVLRHEDLKLANATGVGNKVVLFGARTGGDGIGGASILASDTFADGGPTKRPAVQVGDPFAEKVLIECCLELYRGELVEAIQDLGAAGISCATSELAANGNSGMKVSLDNVLLRDPTLTAEEILMSESQERMMAIVAPEKLDAFLEVVNKWEVETSVLGEVTGDGRLIIDWQGERIVDVDPSTVAVDGPVYDRPVAYPTWIDALQADAAENLPRSEDPEVLREQFLNLVASPNLADTSWITNQYDYYVLGNTALSFPDDAGMIRVDEESGLGFAISTDANGRYCQLDPYAGAQLALAEAYRNVAVTGAVPTAITDCLNFGSPENPEVMWQFGQTVDGLADGCYELGTPVTGGNVSFYNQTGDVPIHPTPLVGVLGIIDDVSRRIPSGWQDEGQNIYLLGTTSTELSGSAWADVVHDHLGGLPPKVDLAGEKRLAGLLAAARDEWLISSAHDLSEGGLAQALAEGVMRFGVGARVWLNEIIERDGVDAASALFSESTGRVLVTVPREDDVKFRGLCEGRNYPVARIGVTDTEPQLEVQSVFTVSAAELRERSQATLPSYFGPTVTEPVTA; translated from the coding sequence GTGACCACCGCCCCTGCACCTTCCCCCCAGCACGTCCCCGACTCCGTCGAGAACGCGATCGCGACGCCCGAGAAGGAGCAGCCCTACGGCGCCCTCGGCCTCAAGGACGACGAGTACGCGCGCATCAAGGAGATCCTCGGACGCCGCCCCACCTCGGGCGAGCTGGCCATGTACTCCGTGATGTGGTCGGAGCACTGCTCCTACAAGTCGTCGAAGAACTACCTGCGCCGCTTCGGCCAGAAGGTCTCCGACGAGATGAAGGAACGGCTCATGGTGGGCATGGGCCAGAACGCGGGCGTCGTCGACGTCGGCGAAGGCTGGGCCGTCACGTTCAAGGCCGAGTCGCACAACCACCCGTCGTTCATCGAGCCCTTCCAGGGTGCGGCCACCGGCGTCGGCGGCATCGTCCGCGACATCATCTCGATGGGCGCCCGCCCGGTCGCGGTCATGGACGCCCTGCGCTTCGGTGCGGTCGACCACCCCGACACCGCCCGCGTCGTGCACGGCGTGACGAGCGGCATCAGCTTCTACGGCAACTGCCTGGGCCTGCCGAACATCGGCGGCGAGACGGTCTTCGACTCCGTCTACCAGGCCAACCCCCTCGTGAACGCGCTCGCGGTGGGCGTGCTGCGCCACGAAGACCTCAAGCTCGCCAACGCCACCGGCGTCGGCAACAAGGTCGTCCTGTTCGGTGCCCGCACGGGTGGCGACGGCATCGGCGGCGCCAGCATCCTGGCCTCCGACACGTTCGCCGACGGCGGTCCGACCAAGCGCCCCGCGGTGCAGGTGGGCGACCCCTTCGCCGAGAAGGTGCTCATCGAGTGCTGCCTCGAGCTGTACCGCGGCGAACTCGTCGAGGCGATCCAGGACCTGGGCGCCGCCGGCATCTCCTGCGCGACCAGCGAGCTCGCGGCCAACGGCAACAGCGGCATGAAGGTCTCGCTCGACAACGTGCTGCTGCGCGATCCCACGCTCACGGCCGAGGAGATCCTCATGTCGGAGTCGCAGGAGCGCATGATGGCGATCGTCGCCCCCGAGAAGCTCGACGCGTTCCTCGAGGTCGTGAACAAGTGGGAGGTCGAGACCTCCGTGCTCGGCGAGGTCACCGGCGACGGACGCCTCATCATCGACTGGCAGGGCGAGCGCATCGTCGACGTCGACCCCTCGACCGTCGCGGTCGACGGCCCCGTCTACGACCGGCCGGTCGCCTACCCGACGTGGATCGACGCCCTCCAGGCCGATGCCGCGGAGAACCTCCCCCGCAGCGAGGACCCCGAGGTGCTGCGCGAGCAGTTCCTGAACCTCGTCGCCTCCCCGAACCTGGCCGACACGAGCTGGATCACCAACCAGTACGACTACTACGTGCTCGGCAACACGGCCCTGAGCTTCCCCGACGACGCCGGCATGATCCGCGTCGACGAGGAGTCGGGTCTCGGTTTCGCGATCTCGACCGACGCGAACGGCCGCTACTGCCAGCTCGACCCCTACGCGGGTGCGCAGCTCGCCCTCGCCGAGGCCTACCGCAACGTCGCCGTCACCGGCGCCGTGCCCACCGCCATCACCGACTGCCTGAACTTCGGCTCGCCGGAGAACCCCGAGGTCATGTGGCAGTTCGGCCAGACGGTCGACGGCCTCGCCGACGGCTGCTACGAACTCGGCACCCCGGTCACCGGTGGCAACGTCTCGTTCTACAACCAGACCGGCGACGTGCCGATCCACCCGACCCCGCTGGTCGGCGTGCTCGGCATCATCGACGACGTGTCCCGCCGCATCCCGTCCGGATGGCAGGACGAGGGCCAGAACATCTACCTGCTCGGCACCACCTCGACCGAGCTCTCGGGCTCGGCGTGGGCTGACGTCGTGCACGACCACCTCGGCGGACTGCCCCCGAAGGTCGACCTCGCCGGCGAGAAGCGCCTCGCGGGTCTCCTCGCGGCCGCCCGCGACGAGTGGCTCATCTCCTCGGCCCACGACCTCTCCGAGGGTGGCCTCGCGCAGGCTCTCGCCGAGGGCGTCATGCGCTTCGGCGTCGGCGCTCGTGTCTGGCTGAACGAGATCATCGAGCGCGATGGCGTGGATGCCGCGTCCGCCCTCTTCTCCGAGTCGACCGGTCGCGTGCTCGTCACGGTTCCCCGCGAGGACGACGTGAAGTTCCGCGGTCTCTGCGAGGGACGCAACTACCCCGTGGCCCGCATCGGCGTGACCGACACCGAGCCCCAGCTCGAGGTGCAGAGCGTCTTCACCGTCTCGGCCGCCGAGCTGCGCGAGCGCTCGCAGGCGACGCTGCCCTCGTACTTCGGCCCGACCGTCACGGAGCCGGTGACCGCATGA
- a CDS encoding type II toxin-antitoxin system VapC family toxin → MIYLDASAAVKALVREAESTAILDAFSAGTEFVASRLLAVELHAVADRRSLDHESADDLLEHVALVSLDDDTIARAIRTRSGLRTLDALHLATALELSDVVTSVLTYDDELAAAARAHGLVLADLS, encoded by the coding sequence GTGATCTACCTCGACGCCTCGGCAGCGGTGAAGGCGCTCGTCCGAGAAGCGGAGTCCACGGCGATCCTCGATGCCTTCAGCGCCGGAACGGAGTTCGTCGCCTCCCGCCTCCTCGCCGTCGAGCTGCACGCGGTGGCGGATCGCCGTTCCCTCGATCACGAGAGTGCCGATGACCTGCTCGAGCACGTCGCACTCGTCTCCCTCGACGACGACACGATCGCCCGGGCCATCCGTACCCGCAGTGGCCTGCGCACCCTCGACGCCCTGCACCTGGCGACGGCGCTCGAACTGAGTGATGTGGTCACGTCCGTTCTCACCTACGACGACGAACTCGCGGCGGCGGCACGCGCACACGGCCTGGTACTGGCCGATCTCTCGTGA
- a CDS encoding type II toxin-antitoxin system Phd/YefM family antitoxin, producing MTKTELNQQTARVLARVTAGEHLTVTDRGRPIAELTPPAETAWTRMIASGRVTLPTKSGPLAHAPVPDTMSTAEILRDLRADHL from the coding sequence GTGACGAAGACGGAACTCAATCAGCAGACAGCGCGGGTACTGGCGCGTGTCACCGCAGGCGAGCATCTGACGGTGACCGATCGCGGCCGTCCGATCGCGGAGCTGACGCCGCCGGCCGAGACGGCATGGACACGCATGATCGCCAGCGGCCGCGTGACGCTCCCCACGAAGAGCGGACCTCTTGCCCACGCCCCGGTTCCCGACACGATGTCGACCGCCGAGATCCTCCGCGACCTCCGCGCGGACCACCTGTGA
- a CDS encoding helix-turn-helix transcriptional regulator: MTGSSSRMLALLSLLQTPRDWPGHVLAERLEVSPRTVRRDVDRLRELGYRIGAIKGPDGGYRLAAGSELPPLLFDDDQAVAIAVALQTVRSSGVDIEEGAARALATVRQVMPSRLRHRVDGIRFTGAGSATRVDPAVLEAASAAVRDRQVLRFDYGSDHDRPARRTEPHAVVAREGRWYLLAWDREAEDWRTFRLDRMHPRIPTGPSFTPRPLPAADAQTYLAARAKGSTTEDRWPCVGEVVIALPAREVAPWVGEDELEELPDGSCRVTVGSWSWVGVLAAVARFDAAFTVLGPPALRKAAGMLAGRFAEAADSSS, translated from the coding sequence ATGACCGGAAGCTCGTCGCGGATGCTGGCTCTGCTCTCGCTGCTGCAGACGCCGCGCGACTGGCCGGGCCACGTGCTCGCCGAGCGCCTGGAGGTCAGTCCGCGCACGGTGCGCCGCGACGTCGACCGCCTGCGCGAGCTCGGATACCGGATCGGTGCGATCAAGGGCCCCGACGGCGGCTATCGGCTCGCCGCCGGATCGGAGCTGCCGCCGCTCCTGTTCGACGATGACCAGGCCGTCGCGATCGCCGTCGCGCTGCAGACCGTGCGGTCGAGCGGGGTCGACATCGAGGAGGGCGCGGCACGAGCACTCGCCACCGTGCGCCAGGTGATGCCCTCCCGGCTGCGCCACCGTGTCGACGGCATCCGCTTCACCGGCGCCGGGAGCGCGACCAGGGTCGACCCCGCAGTGCTCGAGGCGGCGAGCGCGGCCGTCCGCGACCGACAGGTGCTGCGCTTCGACTACGGCTCCGACCACGATCGCCCCGCCCGCCGCACGGAGCCGCACGCGGTCGTGGCCCGCGAGGGGCGCTGGTACCTGTTGGCATGGGACCGCGAGGCGGAGGACTGGCGGACGTTCCGCCTCGACCGGATGCATCCGCGCATCCCGACCGGACCGTCCTTCACCCCACGCCCGCTCCCCGCCGCGGATGCGCAGACCTACCTCGCCGCACGCGCCAAGGGCTCGACGACGGAGGACCGCTGGCCCTGCGTCGGCGAGGTCGTGATCGCGCTCCCGGCCCGCGAGGTCGCGCCCTGGGTCGGCGAGGACGAGCTCGAGGAACTCCCCGACGGGTCGTGCCGCGTGACGGTCGGCTCATGGTCATGGGTCGGCGTGCTCGCCGCGGTCGCACGGTTCGACGCAGCGTTCACCGTGCTGGGTCCGCCGGCGCTGCGAAAGGCGGCGGGGATGCTGGCCGGACGATTCGCCGAAGCGGCCGACTCCTCCTCCTGA
- a CDS encoding VOC family protein, with the protein MSITTTTHLNFRGTARQALEFYRSVFGGEVTLATYGQFGLPEGVPGFDKVVFGQLESADGIRLMAYDVPGHDDQDPAAVAGTTHRENGATITDRTFFQSLRAESLDELQRYWDGLAEGATVVEPLAASAWSAGFGMLTDRFGVTWVLDVQAG; encoded by the coding sequence ATGAGCATCACCACCACGACTCACCTGAACTTCCGCGGCACGGCGCGGCAGGCGCTCGAGTTCTACCGGTCCGTGTTCGGCGGCGAGGTCACGCTCGCGACCTACGGGCAGTTCGGTCTGCCCGAGGGAGTGCCCGGCTTCGACAAGGTCGTGTTCGGGCAGCTCGAGTCCGCCGACGGCATCCGCCTGATGGCCTACGACGTTCCCGGTCACGATGACCAGGACCCGGCGGCCGTCGCGGGGACGACCCACCGGGAGAACGGTGCGACGATCACCGACCGCACGTTCTTCCAGTCGCTGCGGGCCGAATCGCTCGACGAGCTGCAGCGCTACTGGGACGGCCTCGCAGAGGGGGCGACCGTCGTCGAGCCGCTCGCCGCGTCGGCGTGGTCGGCGGGCTTCGGGATGCTCACCGACCGCTTCGGCGTGACCTGGGTGCTCGACGTGCAGGCCGGTTGA
- a CDS encoding helix-turn-helix domain-containing protein, translated as MLGSADSAVITGADGAAYNRLLSRVHEAMATGTAAPARPRETIAESWRRLRQRGLRPDRNTAAASLRGDTSAPHADRLRRLFPQLLTHAQPLVDDNDTLLVLADADGTLIDTAGHRRSRDRAEEIGFLPGHFWAEQNVGTNAIGTALVTKRPVAVHGAEHFLIGQHGWSCAAAPIRDPWTGVIQGVVDLSLPLDQAHPALLALASSIARTASLELAAAHRRDLDLLRARSVAETRGLATPWAVIDDSGWVADSSGVDARRRISIPGTITAGDEWIAPLGEVDVIPLEHGWLLRGRDGGTDEHDATALVEIRRGDTGREITVFTGTRRRAIAVTPRQADILVLLAHSDHGFSAAELSAQLYGTPERDVTVRAEISRLRRTLGTLIAASPYRFAAGVVVEFAD; from the coding sequence ATGCTCGGTTCGGCCGATTCCGCGGTCATCACCGGCGCTGACGGCGCCGCGTACAACCGCCTCCTGTCCCGCGTCCACGAAGCCATGGCCACCGGCACGGCTGCACCGGCCCGCCCGCGCGAGACCATCGCCGAGTCCTGGCGACGACTGCGGCAGCGCGGCCTGCGCCCCGACCGCAACACGGCCGCCGCCTCGCTGCGCGGCGACACCTCCGCCCCGCACGCCGATCGTCTCCGGCGACTCTTCCCCCAGCTGCTCACCCACGCGCAGCCCCTGGTGGACGACAACGACACCCTGCTGGTGCTGGCGGATGCCGACGGCACCCTCATCGACACCGCCGGACACCGACGCAGCCGCGACCGCGCCGAGGAGATCGGCTTCCTCCCGGGACACTTCTGGGCGGAGCAGAACGTCGGCACCAACGCGATCGGCACGGCGCTGGTCACGAAGCGCCCCGTCGCCGTCCACGGAGCGGAGCACTTCCTCATCGGCCAGCACGGATGGAGCTGCGCCGCCGCCCCCATCCGCGACCCGTGGACCGGCGTGATCCAGGGCGTCGTCGACCTCTCGCTGCCCCTCGACCAGGCGCACCCCGCACTCCTCGCCCTCGCCTCCTCCATCGCCCGCACCGCGAGCCTCGAACTCGCCGCCGCGCATCGCCGCGACCTCGACCTGCTGCGTGCCCGCTCCGTCGCCGAGACCCGAGGGCTCGCGACACCCTGGGCCGTGATCGACGACAGCGGCTGGGTGGCCGATTCCTCCGGCGTCGACGCCCGGCGGCGCATCAGCATCCCCGGCACGATCACGGCCGGAGACGAGTGGATCGCCCCGCTCGGCGAGGTGGACGTGATCCCCCTCGAACACGGATGGCTGCTGCGCGGTCGCGACGGCGGAACCGACGAGCACGACGCCACGGCCCTCGTCGAGATCCGCCGGGGCGACACCGGCCGCGAGATCACGGTGTTCACCGGAACCCGCCGCCGTGCCATCGCCGTCACTCCCCGCCAGGCCGACATCCTCGTGCTGCTCGCCCATTCCGACCATGGCTTCAGCGCGGCCGAGCTCAGCGCACAGCTCTACGGCACGCCCGAGCGCGACGTGACGGTGCGCGCCGAGATCAGCCGCCTGCGCCGGACGCTGGGCACCCTGATCGCCGCCTCGCCCTACCGCTTCGCCGCGGGCGTCGTGGTGGAGTTCGCGGACTGA
- a CDS encoding acetoin reductase: MSDNKVALVTGAGQGIGRGIALQLATDGYDIAVVDLGFQQEKGEAVVAEIEALGRRAFFAAADVSEKADIDAAVARTVETLGGFDVIVNNAGIAQVKPILEITGEELDKIFRINVNSVVYGIQAAATSFIERGVKGRIISAASIASIKGFPILGAYSASKFAVRGLTQVAAQELAVHGITVNAYGPGIVGTGMWDLIDERLHEINGKPLGQNLKENVDAIALGRIETPEDVAGVVSFFASPKSGYVTGQVLLVDGGILYN; this comes from the coding sequence ATGTCGGACAACAAGGTCGCGCTCGTCACCGGTGCCGGGCAGGGGATCGGCCGCGGGATCGCTCTGCAGCTGGCGACGGACGGCTACGACATCGCCGTCGTCGACCTCGGATTCCAGCAGGAGAAGGGGGAGGCGGTCGTCGCCGAGATCGAGGCGCTGGGTCGACGCGCGTTCTTCGCCGCGGCCGATGTGAGCGAGAAGGCCGACATCGATGCCGCGGTCGCGCGCACGGTCGAGACCCTCGGCGGCTTCGACGTGATCGTCAACAACGCCGGCATCGCGCAGGTCAAGCCGATCCTCGAGATCACGGGCGAGGAGCTCGACAAGATCTTCCGCATCAATGTGAACTCCGTCGTCTACGGCATCCAGGCGGCGGCGACGTCCTTCATCGAGCGCGGCGTGAAGGGCCGGATCATCTCCGCGGCCTCGATCGCGTCGATCAAGGGCTTCCCGATCCTCGGTGCGTACTCGGCGTCGAAGTTCGCCGTGCGCGGCCTCACGCAGGTCGCGGCGCAGGAGCTCGCCGTGCACGGGATCACGGTCAACGCCTATGGTCCGGGCATCGTCGGCACGGGGATGTGGGATCTGATCGACGAGCGTCTGCACGAGATCAACGGCAAGCCGCTCGGGCAGAACCTGAAGGAGAACGTCGACGCGATCGCGCTCGGGCGTATCGAGACGCCGGAGGATGTCGCCGGTGTGGTGTCGTTCTTCGCGAGCCCGAAGTCGGGCTACGTGACCGGGCAGGTGCTGCTGGTCGACGGCGGCATCCTCTACAACTGA